Sequence from the uncultured Flavobacterium sp. genome:
AAAGGAAAAGCCAGCGGTAAACATTATTCTTCAGAAAATCACAATCAAAATGGTTTTGTAATTGGAAGTGATGGCGTTGGTTTACTCGAAAACGGAACAAGAGTTTATGCTCGCGGAATTAGCGGTACAATTGCCGAAAAAGCGATTATCGATAAAAACATTTTAGTACCATTACCTGACGGAATTAGCGATACAATTGCGGCTTCATTGCCAAATGCGGTTGCAGGATCTGCAATGGCGTTAAAATTTAGAGCCGGAATAAAAGAAGGCGAAACGGTTTTGATTAATGGCGCGACAGGTTTTACAGGACAAATGGCGATTCAGCTTGCTAAACATTATGGCGCAAAGAAAATAATCGTAACCGGAAGAAACGAAAAAACACTTCAAAGTCTTCTGGATTTAGGCGCTGACGAGATTATTTCGCTTAAGCAAAATGACGAAGCATTTATCGCACAACTTAAAGAAATTCATTCCGCTACTCCAATCGATATTATTCTGGATTATTTGTGGGGACATCCTGCAGAACTGATTCTTAATGCTTTAAAAGGAAATGGTTCTTTCACAAACAAAGTGAGATACGTAAATATTGGCGGAATGGCAGGCGATTCTATTCAATTATCAGCTGGTATTTTAAGAAGCGTAGATTTGCAATTATCTGGTTCCGGTTTAGGAAGTTGGTCTAAAGCTGAAGTGAAATTATTATTCTCAGAAATACTTCCGGAAATGTTTCTTTTGGCAGCTGAAAACAAACTAAAGGTTAATATTCAGGAAGTTAAAATAGCTGATATCGAAGAAATGTGGGCAAAAGAAGCTCTTGATGGTCAACGATTGGTGGTTATTATATAATTATCCTATTTGCTAACCGTTTAAACCCGACAGGTTTTTAAAACCTGTCGGATTTGCCAATCTTTGTTGAGTTTCTTGTTTTGTAGAGAATAATCTGTGTGGTTTATCTTTGTCAAAGTTTAAAAACTTTGACAAAGATTTACGAGTATTAGAATCAGCCCAATCTTTGTGATTTCTCCTCCGTCGAAATGACAAGATTGTGGTTAATTACTTCTGTTCCATTAGTTTTTTTGGTGCAAAACCAAATAACTTTTTAAAAGCAAACGAAAAATGAGACAAATCTTCAAAGCCTAAATCAAGATAAATATCGGAAGGTTTTTTGTCTTTTTTCTCAATTAGAAAATAAGCTTCTTCCAATCGTTTTTGTGTTAACCAATGACTTGGTGTTGTATTGAATATTTTGACAAAATCCCTTTTAAAAGAAGATAGACTTCTGCCAGTTAAATACGCAAAACGTTCTAAACTCACGTTGAATTTGTAATTGTGAAGCATGAATTTCTCTAGATTAATTTTCTCAGGAACAGTAAAATCAAAGAAAATTGTAGCTAATTCTGGTTTTAGCTTTAGCAGAATAAAAACTAATTCTTCTCTCTTTATATCCGAAAATGTATCGTCTATATCGCCCGTTTGATTATAATAAGGCGACAAGGACTGAATGAAATTTGGAATTAAATCATTCTTTTCGAATGTTATAAAAGCTTCTGTTGGTTTAGAATTTGAAACCTGTATTTGATGTCTGTCTTTGATCTTTTTTAGAAATTGTTCATCGAGAACTACAACTACTTTTTCGAATTCTTCATTCTCTTTTTCTTTGTTATATCTGGCGAGATAGTTTTTGCGCACAATACAATAATCTCCTGATTTTAAGGTGTAATTTTTATTGCCGTCGTAACCATGAACAGTACCTTTTGCGAGATACAAAAAGAAATGTTCAGCGATGAATTGCTCTGGCGAAATCTCAGGCCCGATATAACATGATTTTATTTCTGTAATTTTCATTATTCACAAAAAATTAATTGACATTTTCCCACCAACGCTTAAATTGCTGCTGATTATTGTTCAGATCTACTTCCTGACCAATCATTGGCGTCACTAATCGATAAGGTTTATTTAGAGACAATTGTGTAATTTTTTTCAAAGGTTCGTCCCAAGCATGTTTTCCTAAAGTAAATTTTGAATTATGCACCGGAATCATGTTTTTTGCACCTAAATCTAGGGCTGCTTGCGCAACTTCTTCGGGCAAATTATGAACAGATTGCCACGCTTTGTCGTATTGACCACATTCTAAAATCGCCCAATCAATTGGTCCAAATTTCTCACCAATTTTTTTAAATCGGTCATCAAAACCTCCGTCTCCGCTAATGTAAATTTTTAAGCTTGGAGTTTGAATCAAATAAGACATCCACAAGGTTTTACCACGCACAAATCCCCTACCCGATTCATGATGTGATGATTCTGTAAAAATAGTAAAGTTATGATCTAATTCGATTTTTTGATTCCAATCTTTCTCGATTATTTGCTTTGGTTTATAACCCCAACGTTCAAAATGTGCTCCTACTCCAAGTCCGCAAACAACATGTTTTACTTTGTCTTTTAAGCCAATAATAGTTTCATAATCTAAATGATCGTAATGATCGTGAGAAATGAATAAATAATCAATTTCAGGCAAATCGGCAACAGTATAAATATCGCTTCCTTTATAGGCGCGAACTCCCCAAGGTAATGGCGATGCTTTACCGCTAAAAACAGGATCAATCAGGATTTTTTTGCCTTCAAGCTGCATGAAAACCGACGAATGTCCAAACCAAACCAGTGCATTTGAATCAAGCGGAATATTTTTCAAATCTGTTTTTATAGATGGCAAAGAATCTTTCGGTTCTCTTCTTGGATATTCTTTAAAAACGACATTGTATAATTCGCCTAACATTGTATATCCCTCTGATAATGTTGGTCTTTCGACTAAATTATTGAATCTGTCATTTTTAAAATGAGCCGATTTTTCGATTTCAACAAGTCGT
This genomic interval carries:
- a CDS encoding MBL fold metallo-hydrolase gives rise to the protein MQLPQFGENPSGKRLVEIEKSAHFKNDRFNNLVERPTLSEGYTMLGELYNVVFKEYPRREPKDSLPSIKTDLKNIPLDSNALVWFGHSSVFMQLEGKKILIDPVFSGKASPLPWGVRAYKGSDIYTVADLPEIDYLFISHDHYDHLDYETIIGLKDKVKHVVCGLGVGAHFERWGYKPKQIIEKDWNQKIELDHNFTIFTESSHHESGRGFVRGKTLWMSYLIQTPSLKIYISGDGGFDDRFKKIGEKFGPIDWAILECGQYDKAWQSVHNLPEEVAQAALDLGAKNMIPVHNSKFTLGKHAWDEPLKKITQLSLNKPYRLVTPMIGQEVDLNNNQQQFKRWWENVN
- a CDS encoding zinc-binding alcohol dehydrogenase family protein, which translates into the protein MKAAVVYTKGEMPKYADFAEPIPQNENQVLLSVKAVAITNLDKGKASGKHYSSENHNQNGFVIGSDGVGLLENGTRVYARGISGTIAEKAIIDKNILVPLPDGISDTIAASLPNAVAGSAMALKFRAGIKEGETVLINGATGFTGQMAIQLAKHYGAKKIIVTGRNEKTLQSLLDLGADEIISLKQNDEAFIAQLKEIHSATPIDIILDYLWGHPAELILNALKGNGSFTNKVRYVNIGGMAGDSIQLSAGILRSVDLQLSGSGLGSWSKAEVKLLFSEILPEMFLLAAENKLKVNIQEVKIADIEEMWAKEALDGQRLVVII
- a CDS encoding AraC family transcriptional regulator, giving the protein MKITEIKSCYIGPEISPEQFIAEHFFLYLAKGTVHGYDGNKNYTLKSGDYCIVRKNYLARYNKEKENEEFEKVVVVLDEQFLKKIKDRHQIQVSNSKPTEAFITFEKNDLIPNFIQSLSPYYNQTGDIDDTFSDIKREELVFILLKLKPELATIFFDFTVPEKINLEKFMLHNYKFNVSLERFAYLTGRSLSSFKRDFVKIFNTTPSHWLTQKRLEEAYFLIEKKDKKPSDIYLDLGFEDLSHFSFAFKKLFGFAPKKLMEQK